One Opitutus sp. ER46 genomic region harbors:
- the nagB gene encoding glucosamine-6-phosphate deaminase gives MKSNIEARQRERIYTEVHPSAVVACRGLAAEIATLIRTRAAEGRNVVLGLATGSTPVPLYRELIRLHREEGLSFRNVITFNLDEYHGLTPEHPESYSRFMREQLFNHIDLPASQSNVPDGRVPRGEVFAWCRAYEQKIAAAGGIDLQVLGIGRTGHIGFNEPGSARDSRTRLVTLDSLTRRDAARDFLGEANVPRYAITMGVGTILEARKVVLLAWGEAKARMIAQATEGRPNETIPATLLQDHPDVRFLLDPAAAAELTRIKHPWLVTPVEWTPPLARRAIAWLSSTAKRPVLKLLDEHYGEHGMADLLTEQGPAYNLNIRAFNEIQHTITGWPGGKPNADDSHRPERASPHPKRVVVFSPEPSDEMLGMGGTLTRLIEQGHSVTVVYLTSGNLAVPDEEAMVAADLVLEFATSQAGGAATAARRVRDAIAAKQSTAKGQDTADTRRLKGLLRRGEARAALRNAAVPSGTERFLDLAFYENGRYRQFRATEADVAQVAAVLRELKPHQIFATGAGQDPASVSGMCFDVLRSAIQQVKTEGWWQDCRVWLYRTPDKAWAAHEIDMAVPLSPAQLTQKIQAVYQHKSQRSQMPVFEPGLHEAWQQAEAAARSLAKTYDALGLAEYEAIEAFQRWHDDAR, from the coding sequence ATGAAATCCAACATCGAAGCCCGCCAACGCGAACGCATCTACACCGAGGTGCACCCCTCCGCCGTCGTGGCCTGCCGCGGCCTCGCCGCCGAGATTGCCACTCTCATCCGCACCCGCGCCGCCGAGGGCCGCAACGTCGTCCTCGGTCTCGCCACGGGCTCCACGCCGGTGCCGCTCTATCGCGAGCTCATCCGCCTCCACCGCGAGGAGGGCCTCAGCTTCCGGAACGTCATCACGTTCAACCTCGACGAGTACCACGGCCTCACGCCCGAGCACCCCGAGAGCTACTCGCGGTTCATGCGCGAGCAGTTGTTCAACCACATCGACCTGCCCGCCAGCCAGAGCAACGTCCCCGACGGTCGCGTGCCGCGCGGCGAAGTCTTCGCCTGGTGCCGCGCCTACGAGCAGAAGATCGCGGCCGCCGGCGGCATCGACCTGCAGGTGCTCGGCATCGGCCGCACCGGCCACATCGGCTTCAACGAGCCCGGCTCCGCCCGCGACTCCCGCACCCGCCTCGTCACCCTCGATTCCCTCACCCGCCGCGACGCCGCCCGCGACTTCCTCGGCGAGGCCAACGTGCCGCGCTACGCGATCACGATGGGCGTCGGCACCATCCTCGAGGCGCGCAAGGTCGTCCTCCTCGCCTGGGGCGAGGCCAAGGCCCGCATGATCGCCCAGGCCACCGAGGGCCGGCCCAACGAGACCATCCCCGCGACGCTCCTCCAGGATCACCCCGACGTCCGCTTCCTCCTCGATCCCGCCGCCGCCGCCGAGCTCACCCGGATCAAGCATCCGTGGCTCGTCACGCCGGTGGAATGGACGCCTCCGCTGGCCCGCCGCGCGATCGCCTGGCTTTCGAGCACCGCCAAGCGGCCCGTGCTCAAGCTCCTCGACGAGCATTACGGCGAACACGGCATGGCCGACCTCCTCACCGAGCAGGGCCCCGCGTACAACCTGAACATCCGCGCGTTTAACGAGATTCAGCACACGATCACCGGCTGGCCCGGCGGCAAGCCGAACGCCGACGACTCACACCGGCCCGAGCGCGCCTCGCCGCACCCGAAACGCGTCGTCGTGTTCTCGCCCGAGCCGTCCGACGAAATGCTCGGCATGGGCGGCACGCTCACCCGGCTCATCGAGCAGGGCCACAGCGTTACCGTCGTGTACCTGACGTCCGGCAACCTCGCGGTGCCCGACGAAGAGGCCATGGTTGCCGCCGACCTCGTCCTCGAATTTGCCACCAGCCAGGCGGGAGGCGCCGCCACCGCCGCCCGCCGCGTGCGCGACGCCATCGCCGCCAAGCAGAGCACCGCCAAGGGTCAGGACACCGCGGATACGCGCCGCCTCAAGGGCCTGCTGCGCCGTGGGGAGGCCCGCGCGGCGCTGCGCAATGCGGCGGTGCCCTCCGGCACCGAGCGCTTCCTCGACCTCGCGTTCTACGAGAACGGCCGCTACCGCCAGTTCCGCGCCACCGAAGCCGATGTCGCGCAGGTTGCCGCCGTCCTCCGCGAGCTGAAGCCGCACCAGATCTTCGCCACCGGCGCCGGCCAGGACCCCGCCAGCGTGAGCGGCATGTGCTTCGACGTGCTTCGCTCCGCCATCCAGCAGGTCAAGACCGAGGGCTGGTGGCAGGATTGCCGCGTGTGGCTCTACCGCACGCCCGACAAGGCCTGGGCCGCGCACGAGATCGACATGGCCGTGCCGCTCAGCCCCGCGCAGCTCACGCAGAAAATCCAGGCCGTCTACCAACACAAGAGCCAGCGCAGCCAGATGCCGGTGTTCGAACCCGGCCTGCACGAGGCCTGGCAGCAGGCCGAGGCCGCAGCCCGCTCGCTCGCCAAAACCTACGACGCCCTCGGCCTCGCCGAGTACGAGGCGATCGAGGCGTTCCAACGCTGGCACGACGACGCCCGTTGA
- a CDS encoding LacI family DNA-binding transcriptional regulator, which yields MASPVSMRDVARATRVSVATVSKSLGNKRDVSATTRRRVLAACQRLGYRTNPLVAALMRSRRSHASPTSSLTLAFVTAFPTPDGWRTHPAPIFRQMFAGAQARAQERNYRLEHHWLFREGMSNRRFSDMLEARGIRGVLFAPVPNLQTEIELNWPAFSTVVLGLTPSTRHFHRVTTDYYQSMLLVMEKCRQCGYRRPGLAARRETATRLEHRWEAAYRVAAAAYGARAALPRPLIVEEWERERVAAWLDRERPDVVIGPVLGKLEETIAAAGKRVPDDIGLVGLLVPRAGDRLSGVLQDGEIIGRTAADQLIAQLERNETGIPEHPITHTMLGRWNEGETVRILPAARQR from the coding sequence ATGGCTTCACCAGTCAGCATGCGCGATGTCGCCCGCGCGACGCGGGTATCGGTCGCGACCGTCTCCAAGAGCCTCGGCAACAAGCGGGACGTGTCGGCGACGACCCGGCGTCGGGTGCTGGCGGCGTGTCAGCGCCTGGGCTACCGGACGAATCCGCTGGTCGCGGCCCTGATGCGGAGCCGGCGCAGCCACGCGTCGCCGACAAGCAGCCTGACGCTCGCGTTTGTGACCGCGTTTCCGACGCCGGACGGGTGGCGAACGCATCCGGCGCCGATCTTCCGGCAGATGTTCGCGGGCGCCCAGGCCCGGGCGCAGGAGCGCAACTATCGGCTGGAGCACCACTGGCTCTTCCGCGAGGGCATGAGCAACCGCCGGTTCAGCGACATGCTCGAGGCGCGTGGCATCCGCGGGGTGCTCTTCGCTCCGGTTCCAAATCTGCAGACTGAGATCGAGCTCAACTGGCCGGCGTTCTCCACGGTCGTCCTGGGGCTCACTCCATCGACGCGGCATTTCCACCGCGTGACGACCGACTACTATCAGTCGATGCTGCTGGTGATGGAGAAGTGTCGGCAGTGCGGCTACCGCCGGCCGGGCCTGGCGGCGCGCCGCGAGACGGCGACGCGGTTGGAGCACCGCTGGGAGGCCGCGTATCGCGTGGCGGCGGCGGCGTATGGCGCGCGGGCGGCGTTACCGCGGCCATTGATCGTCGAGGAATGGGAGCGCGAGCGGGTGGCCGCGTGGCTCGACCGGGAGCGGCCGGACGTGGTGATCGGGCCGGTGCTGGGCAAGCTCGAGGAGACGATCGCGGCGGCGGGCAAGCGCGTGCCGGATGACATTGGCCTGGTCGGTCTGCTCGTGCCGCGCGCCGGCGACCGGTTGAGCGGTGTGCTACAGGACGGCGAGATCATCGGGCGCACCGCAGCGGATCAGTTGATCGCGCAGCTGGAGCGCAACGAGACCGGCATTCCCGAGCATCCGATCACCCACACGATGCTCGGACGCTGGAACGAAGGAGAGACGGTCAGGATCCTGCCCGCCGCCCGGCAGCGTTGA
- a CDS encoding exo-alpha-sialidase, translated as MTRNDSRHARLQLKADIFLIGRTSPPMVPFRPLLRAVALVFIAALVLSPAPLRAAAPAAVTLTLGDRTVTTRQFTADGIPVVPRWTAPLPPGNPPAPATWPLVRSAEHVTVWRPARRDEGGYNHYAALIHHAGQFYALWANHPLGEDAPGQRVLFAVSADGRRWTTPRELFAAPGPYRRAGEEGLALKPDRWVATPAGLYAVTYVHGTPVYPVARRVEPDGRLGPVFLLRPLPAGALRPRFAPDLAVAPAEAAAIRQYYVDHDLVSWWSHVAGEGVPARASDGAALMEPFSYRSVHGPVLCLRSAQGADTKPRQRNRLYVSFPTAEGGWSIPQPTNIPDAPSRAQALRLPDGRVVLVGNQIATRFDQAQHLRRDPLTLALSPDGETFDRVFALRAGAPGKHRWAGITGRGIGFSYPSALVHDGALFILYSVNKEEIALSRVPLAALE; from the coding sequence ATGACGCGTAACGATAGTCGGCACGCGCGACTTCAGCTCAAGGCCGATATCTTCCTGATCGGGCGAACGTCACCACCCATGGTCCCGTTTCGCCCCCTTCTCCGCGCGGTCGCGCTCGTGTTCATCGCCGCGCTCGTGCTTTCACCGGCCCCGCTCCGCGCCGCCGCGCCCGCCGCCGTCACCCTCACGCTCGGCGACCGCACCGTCACTACCCGGCAATTCACCGCCGACGGCATCCCGGTTGTCCCGCGATGGACCGCGCCCCTGCCGCCGGGCAACCCACCCGCGCCCGCCACCTGGCCACTCGTGCGCAGTGCCGAACACGTGACGGTGTGGCGCCCGGCGCGCCGCGACGAAGGCGGCTACAACCACTACGCCGCCCTCATCCACCACGCCGGGCAGTTCTATGCCCTCTGGGCCAACCACCCGCTGGGCGAGGACGCGCCCGGGCAGCGGGTCCTGTTCGCCGTATCCGCAGACGGGCGACGCTGGACGACTCCGCGCGAACTCTTTGCCGCGCCCGGACCGTATCGCCGCGCCGGCGAGGAGGGTCTCGCGCTGAAGCCCGACCGCTGGGTCGCCACGCCGGCGGGTCTGTACGCCGTCACCTACGTCCACGGCACCCCCGTGTACCCGGTGGCCCGGCGGGTCGAACCCGACGGCCGGCTCGGCCCCGTGTTCCTCCTGCGTCCGCTCCCCGCCGGCGCGCTCCGGCCGCGCTTCGCCCCGGACCTCGCCGTCGCGCCCGCGGAGGCCGCGGCGATCCGGCAGTACTACGTCGATCACGACCTCGTGAGCTGGTGGTCGCACGTCGCCGGCGAGGGCGTGCCCGCGCGCGCCAGCGATGGCGCCGCCCTGATGGAGCCCTTCAGCTACCGCAGCGTCCACGGGCCGGTGCTCTGCCTCCGTTCGGCGCAGGGCGCGGACACCAAGCCGCGCCAGCGAAACCGGCTGTACGTCTCCTTTCCCACGGCCGAGGGCGGCTGGTCGATCCCACAACCGACGAACATCCCCGACGCACCGAGTCGCGCGCAGGCCCTGCGGCTGCCGGACGGGCGCGTCGTCCTCGTGGGCAATCAGATCGCGACCCGATTCGACCAAGCTCAGCATCTTCGCCGCGACCCCCTGACGCTCGCGCTCAGCCCCGACGGCGAAACCTTCGACCGCGTCTTCGCGCTTCGCGCCGGCGCTCCGGGCAAACACCGCTGGGCAGGCATCACCGGCCGCGGCATCGGGTTCTCCTATCCGAGCGCCCTGGTGCACGACGGCGCGCTCTTCATTCTCTACTCCGTCAACAAGGAGGAGATCGCGCTCTCCCGCGTACCGCTCGCCGCCCTCGAATAG
- a CDS encoding PIG-L family deacetylase: MKFSHPRADVFVPTGGDATAALARVTHLCVAAHQDDIEILAHAGICDCLDGAPAKAFGGVVVTNGAGSPRTGPYAHLTDEQMQDVRREEQRKAAQLGRYAIQLQLAHPSADVKRAGHPGVVADLRAIFAGCTPEVVYLHNPADKHDTHVAVLLRCLEAIRSLPAAQRPKRVLGAEVWRDLDWLLDADKVALDAGRHVELAGELMKVFDSQVTGGKRYDLAALGRRLAHATFHTSHATDKFKGITWAMDLTPLIADPKLDIAAYTLGYLDRLRDDVASRLKRFS, encoded by the coding sequence ATGAAATTCTCCCATCCTCGCGCTGACGTCTTCGTTCCGACTGGTGGCGACGCGACCGCCGCCCTCGCCCGCGTCACGCACCTCTGCGTGGCCGCGCATCAGGACGACATCGAGATCCTGGCCCACGCCGGGATCTGCGACTGCCTCGACGGCGCGCCGGCCAAGGCGTTCGGCGGCGTGGTGGTCACCAACGGCGCCGGTTCTCCCCGCACCGGCCCGTACGCGCACCTGACCGACGAGCAGATGCAGGACGTCCGCCGCGAGGAGCAGCGCAAGGCCGCCCAGCTGGGCCGCTACGCGATCCAGCTCCAACTCGCGCACCCGAGCGCCGACGTGAAGCGCGCCGGGCATCCGGGCGTCGTCGCCGATCTGCGCGCGATCTTCGCCGGCTGCACGCCCGAGGTGGTTTACCTGCACAACCCGGCGGACAAGCACGACACGCACGTGGCGGTGCTCCTGCGCTGCCTCGAGGCGATCCGCTCGCTCCCGGCGGCCCAGCGGCCGAAACGCGTGCTCGGCGCCGAGGTCTGGCGCGATCTCGACTGGCTGCTCGACGCCGACAAGGTCGCGCTCGACGCCGGCCGCCATGTGGAATTGGCGGGCGAGTTGATGAAGGTCTTCGATTCCCAAGTGACCGGCGGCAAACGCTACGATCTCGCGGCCCTCGGCCGCCGCCTCGCTCACGCGACGTTCCACACCTCGCACGCGACCGATAAATTCAAGGGCATCACCTGGGCCATGGACCTCACGCCCCTGATCGCCGATCCCAAGCTCGACATCGCCGCGTACACCCTCGGCTACCTCGACCGACTCCGCGACGACGTCGCCTCGCGCCTCAAGCGGTTCAGTTGA